The Roseovarius indicus genome has a segment encoding these proteins:
- a CDS encoding universal stress protein: protein MYKHVLVPISFEEDRDAAGAMKAAQLLAGSDGRITLLHVMEQIPTYAISYMPQEYLVESRSAIEAELADMASKIPHAQGVVIDGHAGRTITDWAAGNSVDCIVIASHRPGMSDLLLGSTAHQVVRHATCAVHVVR, encoded by the coding sequence ATGTACAAACACGTCCTCGTTCCGATTTCCTTCGAGGAAGACCGCGACGCCGCCGGCGCCATGAAAGCGGCGCAGCTTCTGGCCGGATCCGACGGCCGCATCACCCTTCTTCACGTGATGGAACAGATCCCGACCTACGCGATCTCCTACATGCCGCAGGAATACCTTGTCGAAAGCCGCTCGGCGATCGAGGCGGAGCTGGCCGACATGGCCTCTAAGATCCCGCACGCACAGGGGGTGGTCATCGACGGCCATGCCGGGCGCACCATCACCGACTGGGCGGCGGGCAACTCGGTCGATTGCATCGTCATCGCCAGCCACAGGCCCGGCATGTCGGACCTGCTGCTGGGCAGCACCGCGCACCAGGTGGTGCGCCACGCCACCTGCGCCGTCCACGTGGTGCGGTGA
- the uvrB gene encoding excinuclease ABC subunit UvrB has protein sequence MPYAHSDKSEPLMHAPAPDVKHRDKLEGGKRFVMATEFQPAGDQPTAIAELSQGVDSGERDQVLLGATGTGKTFTMAKVIAETQRPAIILAPNKTLAAQLYGEFKGFFPDNAVEYFVSYYDYYQPEAYVPRSDTYIEKESQINEQIDRMRHSATRALLERDDVIIVASVSCIYGIGSVETYGAMTQDLKVGGEYDQRQVMADLVAQQYRRNDQAFQRGSFRVRGDSLEIWPAHLEDRAWKLSFFGEELESITEFDPLTGAKTGTFEHIRVYANSHYVTPKPTMQQAIIGIKKELRTRLDQLVGEGKLLEAQRLEQRTNFDLEMLEATGVCNGIENYSRYLTGRAPGEPPPTLFEFIPDNAIVFADESHVSVPQIGGMYRGDYRRKFTLAEHGFRLPSCMDNRPLKFEEWDAMRPQSVFVSATPAAWELEQTGGVFTEQVIRPTGLLDPQVEIRPVDMQVDDLLDEVRRVTEAGYRTLVTTLTKRMAEDLTEYLHEQGIKVRYMHSDIDTLERIEILRDLRLGAFDVLVGINLLREGLDIPECGLVAILDADKEGFLRSETSLIQTIGRAARNADGRVIMYADRITGSMERAMGETERRRAKQIAYNEEHGITPATIRKNVDDILSGLYQGDVDMNRVTAKIEKPMAGANLQAHLDGLRTDMRKAAENLEFEEAARLRDEIKRLEAVDLAVHDDPLARQQAVEKASDAAVGARGRSTAGRPGQRGGNVQRRKKH, from the coding sequence ATGCCCTATGCCCACTCAGACAAGTCGGAGCCGCTCATGCACGCGCCGGCGCCGGACGTGAAACACCGCGACAAGCTGGAAGGCGGCAAGCGGTTCGTGATGGCGACCGAGTTCCAGCCGGCGGGCGACCAGCCCACGGCCATTGCCGAGCTGTCGCAGGGCGTCGACAGCGGCGAGCGCGACCAGGTGCTGCTGGGCGCCACGGGGACCGGCAAGACCTTCACCATGGCCAAGGTCATCGCGGAAACCCAGAGGCCGGCGATCATTCTCGCCCCGAACAAGACGCTGGCGGCCCAGCTCTACGGTGAGTTCAAGGGCTTCTTCCCCGACAACGCCGTGGAGTATTTTGTCAGCTATTACGACTACTACCAGCCCGAAGCTTATGTGCCGCGCTCGGATACCTATATCGAGAAAGAAAGCCAGATCAACGAACAGATCGACCGCATGCGCCACTCGGCCACGCGGGCGCTGCTGGAGCGCGACGACGTGATCATCGTCGCCTCGGTCTCGTGTATCTACGGCATCGGCTCGGTCGAGACCTACGGGGCGATGACCCAGGATCTAAAGGTGGGCGGCGAGTATGACCAGCGGCAGGTGATGGCCGACCTCGTGGCGCAGCAGTACCGCCGCAACGACCAGGCCTTCCAGCGGGGCAGCTTCCGGGTGCGCGGCGACAGCCTCGAGATCTGGCCCGCCCACCTCGAAGACCGGGCGTGGAAGTTGAGCTTCTTCGGCGAGGAGCTTGAATCGATTACCGAATTCGATCCGCTCACCGGCGCCAAGACCGGCACGTTCGAGCATATCCGGGTCTATGCGAATTCCCACTACGTGACGCCCAAGCCGACGATGCAGCAGGCGATCATCGGCATCAAGAAGGAGCTGCGCACGCGGCTCGACCAGCTGGTGGGCGAAGGCAAGCTGCTGGAGGCGCAGCGGCTGGAGCAGCGCACGAATTTCGACCTCGAGATGCTGGAGGCGACGGGCGTCTGCAACGGCATCGAGAACTACTCACGCTACCTGACGGGCCGCGCCCCGGGCGAGCCGCCGCCGACGCTGTTCGAGTTCATCCCCGACAACGCCATTGTCTTCGCCGACGAATCCCACGTCTCTGTGCCGCAGATCGGCGGCATGTACAGGGGCGACTACCGGCGCAAGTTCACGCTGGCCGAACATGGCTTCCGCCTGCCGTCGTGCATGGACAACCGTCCCCTCAAGTTCGAGGAATGGGACGCGATGCGCCCGCAATCGGTGTTCGTGTCGGCCACCCCCGCCGCCTGGGAGCTGGAGCAGACCGGCGGCGTCTTTACCGAACAGGTGATCCGGCCCACCGGTCTGCTTGATCCGCAGGTGGAAATCCGGCCCGTCGACATGCAGGTCGACGACCTGCTCGACGAGGTGCGGCGGGTGACGGAGGCGGGCTATCGCACGCTGGTGACGACGCTCACAAAGCGGATGGCGGAGGACCTGACCGAGTACCTGCATGAACAGGGCATCAAGGTGCGCTACATGCACTCCGACATCGATACGCTTGAAAGAATTGAGATTCTTCGCGATCTGAGGCTGGGTGCCTTCGACGTGCTGGTGGGGATCAACCTGCTGCGCGAGGGGCTCGACATTCCGGAATGCGGGCTGGTGGCGATCCTCGATGCGGACAAGGAAGGGTTTCTTCGCTCCGAGACCTCGCTGATCCAGACCATCGGGCGTGCCGCGCGGAACGCCGACGGGCGGGTCATCATGTATGCCGACCGGATCACCGGCTCGATGGAACGGGCGATGGGTGAGACCGAGCGGCGTCGGGCCAAGCAGATCGCCTATAACGAAGAGCACGGGATCACCCCCGCCACGATCCGCAAGAATGTCGACGATATCCTGTCGGGCCTCTACCAGGGCGATGTGGACATGAACCGCGTGACCGCGAAGATCGAGAAGCCGATGGCCGGTGCCAACCTGCAGGCGCATCTCGACGGGCTGCGCACCGATATGCGCAAGGCGGCCGAGAACCTCGAATTCGAGGAAGCGGCGCGCCTGCGCGACGAGATCAAGCGGCTTGAAGCCGTCGACCTTGCGGTGCACGACGACCCCCTGGCCCGGCAGCAGGCGGTCGAGAAAGCCTCGGACGCCGCCGTGGGCGCGAGGGGCCGATCGACCGCCGGACGGCCCGGCCAGCGCGGCGGCAACGTACAGCGGCGCAAGAAGCACTGA
- the ppk2 gene encoding polyphosphate kinase 2, translated as MLAGAERDRLTDVRKAFESGEYPYKDKLSRSTYERQKARLQAELLKVQLWAQESGEKFVLIFEGRDAAGKGGTIKRFTEHLNPRSARVVALNKPTWEEKGQWFFQRYIEHLPTVGEMVFYDRSWYNRAGVERVMGFCEPWEYLEFMRQTPDLERMLVRSGIRLFKYWFSVSQDEQRSRFEARATDPLKQWKLSPIDKQSLDKWDDYTEAKEAMFFYTDTADAPWTVVKSNDKKRARLACMQHFLASIDYPGKDRKVVKGPDPLLVATAQHVLHQTDHILGKSLHPDTRVPR; from the coding sequence ATGCTCGCCGGGGCCGAGCGCGACCGCCTGACCGATGTGCGAAAGGCCTTCGAATCCGGCGAATACCCCTACAAGGACAAGCTGAGCCGGTCGACCTATGAACGCCAGAAGGCGCGGCTTCAGGCCGAGCTTCTGAAGGTTCAGCTCTGGGCACAGGAGAGCGGCGAGAAATTCGTGCTGATCTTCGAGGGCCGCGACGCCGCCGGCAAGGGCGGCACGATCAAGCGCTTTACCGAGCATCTCAACCCCCGCAGCGCTCGCGTGGTCGCCCTCAACAAGCCCACCTGGGAAGAGAAGGGCCAGTGGTTCTTCCAGCGCTATATCGAGCACCTGCCGACCGTGGGCGAAATGGTGTTCTACGACCGCTCCTGGTACAACCGGGCCGGGGTCGAGCGGGTGATGGGCTTCTGCGAGCCGTGGGAATACCTCGAATTCATGCGCCAGACGCCCGATCTGGAACGGATGCTGGTGCGCTCGGGCATCCGGCTCTTCAAGTACTGGTTCTCGGTCTCGCAGGACGAACAGCGCAGCCGGTTCGAAGCCCGCGCCACCGATCCGCTGAAACAGTGGAAGCTCAGCCCGATCGACAAGCAGAGCCTCGACAAGTGGGACGACTATACCGAGGCAAAGGAAGCGATGTTCTTCTACACCGACACCGCCGATGCGCCCTGGACGGTGGTCAAGTCGAATGACAAGAAACGGGCGCGCCTGGCCTGCATGCAGCATTTCCTCGCCTCCATCGACTATCCGGGCAAGGACCGGAAGGTTGTGAAGGGGCCCGACCCGCTGCTCGTGGCGACGGCTCAGCATGTGCTGCACCAGACCGACCACATCCTCGGCAAGTCGCTGCACCCCGATACCCGCGTCCCGCGCTAG
- a CDS encoding DUF1007 family protein encodes MRRVLIIPALLASLAATPVAAHPHVFVDVGLTFETDGQGALTGIEVTWSYDDLFSMLILSDRGLDADGDMVLTEAERAELIGFDLTDWPEGFEGALFVETEGGKLSLGPPEALSIRMEDGHIVTRHRRPVTAAGSGDMTVRAFDPSYYAALSMTGAMTLPEGCTGKLSEADDAAADEKVEGLGNTADEGFFDAVEVGRYYADTLIVTCEPLS; translated from the coding sequence GTGCGCCGCGTCTTGATCATACCCGCCCTGCTGGCCAGCCTCGCCGCCACTCCGGTTGCGGCGCATCCGCATGTTTTCGTCGATGTCGGGCTGACCTTCGAGACGGACGGGCAGGGGGCCCTCACCGGTATCGAGGTGACATGGTCTTATGACGACCTCTTCTCGATGCTGATCCTGTCGGATCGCGGGCTCGATGCCGATGGCGACATGGTTCTGACCGAGGCCGAGCGGGCCGAGTTGATCGGGTTCGACCTGACCGACTGGCCCGAGGGGTTCGAGGGCGCGCTGTTCGTCGAGACGGAGGGGGGCAAGCTGTCGCTCGGGCCGCCCGAGGCGCTGTCGATCCGGATGGAAGACGGCCATATCGTCACCCGCCACCGCCGCCCGGTGACGGCGGCCGGATCGGGGGACATGACGGTTCGGGCCTTCGATCCGTCCTACTATGCCGCCTTGTCGATGACCGGCGCGATGACCCTGCCGGAGGGCTGCACGGGCAAGCTCTCCGAGGCCGACGATGCCGCGGCGGACGAAAAGGTCGAAGGCCTTGGCAACACGGCCGACGAAGGCTTCTTCGACGCGGTCGAGGTGGGCCGTTATTACGCCGACACGCTGATCGTGACATGCGAACCGCTCTCCTGA
- a CDS encoding nickel/cobalt transporter: protein MRTALLIAAVLIAGAALWLWGLGGAADVTRWAGEGQRAAQEAMATGLRALRAGEPGALAALLGTCFAYGFFHAAGPGHGKVLIGGYGVGARVPALRLSLLALVSSLAQAATAVALVYAGVLVLNLSRPAMTGFADQVMAPVSYGAIALVGLWLAVRGARRVWRSNRADRHHHHGHDHHHHDHGADGICETCGHRHGPTMEEAAQVTSWRDALMLIGAVAIRPCTGALFLLILTWRFGLDAAGIAGAFVMGLGTACVTIAVAIAAVTLREGALSRLATGQGAARALPLIELAAGCLIAAIAGQLLLAAL, encoded by the coding sequence ATGCGAACCGCTCTCCTGATCGCGGCCGTTCTCATTGCGGGGGCGGCGCTGTGGCTCTGGGGCCTTGGCGGGGCGGCTGACGTGACCCGCTGGGCCGGAGAGGGCCAGAGAGCGGCGCAGGAGGCGATGGCGACCGGGCTGCGGGCGCTGCGGGCAGGCGAGCCCGGCGCGCTGGCGGCGCTTCTGGGCACCTGTTTCGCCTATGGCTTCTTTCACGCCGCCGGCCCGGGCCACGGCAAGGTGCTGATCGGCGGCTATGGCGTGGGCGCGCGGGTGCCGGCGTTGCGCCTGTCGCTGCTGGCGCTGGTGTCGAGCCTGGCCCAGGCGGCCACGGCGGTTGCCCTGGTCTATGCCGGCGTGCTGGTGCTGAACCTGTCGCGCCCTGCGATGACCGGGTTTGCCGACCAGGTGATGGCGCCCGTCAGCTATGGCGCCATCGCGCTGGTCGGCCTGTGGCTGGCGGTGCGGGGCGCCCGGCGGGTGTGGCGGTCCAACCGTGCAGACCGGCACCACCACCATGGCCACGATCACCACCACCACGATCACGGTGCTGACGGCATCTGCGAGACCTGCGGCCATCGCCACGGGCCGACGATGGAAGAGGCCGCGCAGGTGACGTCATGGCGCGATGCCCTCATGCTGATTGGCGCCGTCGCGATCCGGCCCTGTACGGGCGCGCTCTTCCTGCTGATCCTGACATGGCGCTTCGGCCTCGATGCGGCGGGCATTGCCGGGGCGTTCGTCATGGGGCTCGGCACGGCCTGTGTCACCATCGCCGTCGCCATTGCCGCGGTCACGCTGCGCGAAGGCGCGCTCAGCCGGCTGGCCACGGGGCAGGGCGCCGCGCGGGCGCTGCCGCTGATCGAGCTGGCCGCTGGTTGCCTAATTGCCGCCATCGCCGGCCAGCTTCTGCTCGCCGCGCTGTGA
- a CDS encoding histidine phosphatase family protein gives MRILLIFLLLLPGLAHANDWQALEEPGAIAIMRHALAPGASDPDDFVLGDCSTQRNLDDRGRAQARAIGAAFRERGITFDKVFTSQWCRCRETADLLDLGPVEAAPAINSFFQDFSQDAQSTEAARRLIAETSGRRMLVTHQVNISSLTGRSTRSGEVLIIRMEDGAAEILGSIMIAP, from the coding sequence ATGCGTATCCTGCTTATCTTCCTGCTCCTTCTGCCCGGCCTCGCCCACGCCAATGACTGGCAGGCGCTCGAGGAACCCGGCGCGATTGCCATCATGCGGCACGCGCTGGCGCCCGGCGCCTCAGACCCCGATGATTTCGTGCTCGGAGATTGTTCGACCCAGCGCAATCTCGACGACCGGGGCCGTGCACAGGCACGGGCCATCGGCGCGGCCTTCCGCGAGCGGGGGATCACGTTCGACAAGGTCTTCACCAGCCAGTGGTGCCGCTGCCGGGAGACGGCCGACCTGCTCGACCTCGGGCCGGTCGAGGCAGCGCCGGCGATCAACTCGTTCTTCCAGGATTTCTCGCAGGACGCCCAAAGCACCGAAGCCGCGCGGAGGCTGATCGCCGAGACCTCGGGCCGCCGGATGCTGGTGACCCACCAGGTCAACATTTCCTCGCTCACCGGCCGCAGCACGCGCTCGGGCGAGGTGCTGATCATCCGGATGGAGGACGGCGCGGCTGAAATATTGGGCTCCATCATGATCGCGCCGTGA
- a CDS encoding rhodanese-like domain-containing protein produces the protein MTRIIALLAALATAAPALAQEPVNLRPDMPSVTVETEAGPAEIARIQDNAHELSGEWARTSRPCPPFCIQPIIAAPGVTTIGELELLDMLADPDALVIDSRTREWFAGGSIPGAINIPYLEAPDRLDELGCEIDFDGFDCAEARPVALFCNGLWCGQSPSAIRRMIAAGYPAEKIHYYRGGMQSWRMLGLTVTGD, from the coding sequence ATGACCCGGATCATCGCCCTGCTGGCCGCGCTCGCCACGGCCGCCCCGGCCCTGGCACAGGAGCCGGTGAACCTCCGGCCCGACATGCCCTCCGTCACCGTCGAGACCGAGGCCGGCCCGGCCGAGATCGCCCGCATCCAGGACAACGCCCACGAGCTTTCGGGCGAATGGGCGCGCACGTCGCGCCCCTGTCCGCCCTTCTGCATCCAGCCCATTATAGCGGCCCCGGGCGTCACCACCATCGGAGAGCTGGAACTGCTCGACATGCTGGCCGACCCCGACGCCCTGGTCATCGACAGCCGCACCCGCGAGTGGTTCGCGGGCGGTTCGATCCCGGGGGCGATCAACATCCCCTATCTCGAAGCGCCCGACAGGCTGGATGAGCTGGGCTGCGAGATCGACTTCGACGGGTTCGACTGCGCCGAGGCCCGCCCGGTCGCGCTCTTCTGCAACGGGCTCTGGTGCGGCCAATCCCCGTCGGCCATCCGCAGGATGATCGCGGCGGGCTACCCGGCCGAAAAGATTCACTATTATCGCGGCGGCATGCAAAGCTGGCGTATGCTGGGCCTGACCGTGACCGGCGACTGA
- a CDS encoding DUF5665 domain-containing protein, with the protein MTRFRRRRQPEPEAAPEDVRAELRSLTKEVARLNSHNFIRMHNSLPKVLAFNFARGLVFGLGSVLGASLLLSILAWFLSQVEFLPIIGEWATQIAQQIEAAMEAN; encoded by the coding sequence TTGACCCGTTTCCGCCGCAGACGCCAGCCCGAACCGGAAGCGGCCCCCGAGGATGTGCGCGCAGAGCTGCGCTCGCTCACCAAGGAGGTTGCGCGGCTGAATTCCCACAACTTCATCCGCATGCACAATTCGCTGCCCAAGGTGCTGGCCTTCAACTTTGCCCGCGGGCTGGTCTTCGGCCTGGGCTCGGTGCTGGGCGCCTCGCTGCTCTTGTCGATCCTCGCCTGGTTCCTGAGCCAGGTCGAGTTCCTGCCGATCATCGGCGAATGGGCGACCCAGATCGCCCAGCAGATCGAAGCGGCGATGGAGGCCAATTAG
- a CDS encoding ETC complex I subunit has translation MSARIYQPARNTMQSGTAKTKHWVLEFVNETGRDVDPLMGWTSSKDTQAQVKLRFSTKEAALDYAREHGIDAVVTEPHKRKANVRPGGYGENFATNRRGAWTH, from the coding sequence ATGTCCGCCCGTATCTATCAGCCTGCGCGCAACACCATGCAGTCCGGCACCGCCAAGACCAAGCATTGGGTGCTGGAATTCGTCAACGAGACGGGCCGCGATGTCGATCCGCTGATGGGCTGGACCTCGTCCAAGGACACGCAGGCGCAGGTGAAGCTGCGGTTTTCCACCAAGGAAGCGGCGCTGGACTATGCCCGCGAGCACGGTATCGACGCCGTCGTGACCGAGCCGCACAAGCGCAAGGCGAATGTCCGCCCGGGCGGCTATGGCGAGAACTTCGCCACCAACCGCCGCGGCGCCTGGACCCACTGA
- a CDS encoding HugZ family pyridoxamine 5'-phosphate oxidase, which yields MEKPDPIRPTDDEARTLARQLIDDARFGALAVTDVESGGPSVTRVAIGTDQGGTPVTLISSLSAHWQALAASPRCALLLGEPGPKGDPLVHPRLTVHCTAAFVDRDSAEHAELRARYLESHPKSKLYIDFGDFAFVRFTAVDARLNGGFGKAFRLTADDLSGVPTSV from the coding sequence ATGGAAAAGCCCGATCCGATCCGCCCCACCGATGACGAAGCCCGCACGCTGGCCCGTCAATTGATCGACGATGCCCGGTTCGGCGCGCTGGCCGTGACCGACGTGGAAAGCGGCGGGCCGTCGGTTACGCGCGTGGCGATCGGCACCGATCAGGGCGGCACGCCGGTGACGCTGATCTCGAGCCTTTCGGCCCATTGGCAGGCGCTGGCGGCGTCGCCGCGCTGTGCGCTTCTGCTGGGGGAGCCCGGGCCCAAGGGCGACCCGCTGGTGCATCCGCGGCTGACGGTGCACTGCACCGCCGCCTTCGTCGACCGGGACAGCGCGGAGCATGCGGAGCTGCGGGCGCGCTACCTCGAAAGCCACCCGAAATCGAAGCTCTACATCGATTTCGGGGATTTCGCCTTCGTGCGGTTCACCGCGGTCGACGCCCGGCTCAATGGCGGGTTCGGCAAGGCGTTCCGGCTGACGGCGGACGACCTTTCCGGGGTACCGACCAGCGTTTGA
- a CDS encoding antibiotic biosynthesis monooxygenase family protein translates to MPKIATSQDVQTVITTFEMTPGTCQDLMDELTAAYEEFISKQPGFIAAGLHVNDAQTRIANYSQWRSREDFQAMLRSDEMRKRNRKINELCKSFEPVMYDVTATFD, encoded by the coding sequence ATGCCCAAGATCGCCACGTCTCAGGATGTCCAGACCGTCATCACCACCTTCGAGATGACCCCCGGCACCTGTCAGGACCTCATGGATGAACTGACCGCCGCCTACGAGGAGTTCATCTCGAAACAGCCCGGCTTCATCGCCGCCGGCCTGCATGTCAACGACGCCCAGACCCGGATCGCCAATTACTCGCAATGGCGCTCGCGGGAGGATTTCCAGGCCATGCTGCGCAGCGACGAGATGCGCAAGCGCAACCGCAAGATCAACGAGCTCTGCAAGAGCTTCGAGCCGGTGATGTACGACGTGACAGCGACCTTCGATTGA
- a CDS encoding DMT family transporter — MAPAPSIPPAAGLMMAGLATVWGGSFFFAEIALQAVPPLTVTLHRVVWALPVLFLVIRLRGIALPRSPRIWAAYLVMGALNNAIPFSLIFWGQTRIDSGLASILNGTTAVFGAVVAGLLLADEPLTPRKITGALFGLAGVAAIMGPGLLTGLDPTNLAQLAVLGAALSYALASVWGRAMLSGPPPEMNALGMLTGSTVLMIPVVLLADGPPQLALPAHVWAALLGLSTLSTALAYLLYFGILKRAGAANLMLVTLMIPPVAVTLGAAGLGERLSPGAFAGFGLIALGLIVTDGRLLRRRRVHWTG; from the coding sequence ATGGCACCCGCACCCAGCATACCCCCCGCCGCCGGCCTGATGATGGCCGGGCTCGCCACCGTCTGGGGCGGCTCGTTCTTCTTCGCCGAGATCGCTCTCCAGGCCGTGCCGCCGCTCACCGTCACGCTGCACCGCGTGGTCTGGGCGCTGCCGGTGCTATTCCTCGTCATCCGCCTCCGGGGCATCGCCCTGCCGCGCAGCCCGCGTATCTGGGCCGCCTATCTCGTCATGGGCGCGCTCAACAACGCCATTCCCTTCTCGCTGATCTTCTGGGGCCAGACCCGCATCGACAGCGGCCTTGCCTCGATCCTCAACGGCACCACGGCGGTGTTCGGCGCGGTGGTGGCGGGGCTGCTGCTGGCCGACGAGCCGCTGACGCCGCGCAAGATCACCGGCGCGCTTTTCGGGCTGGCGGGGGTGGCGGCGATCATGGGGCCGGGGCTTCTGACCGGGCTCGACCCCACCAACCTTGCGCAGCTTGCCGTCCTCGGCGCCGCTCTCAGCTATGCCCTCGCCAGCGTCTGGGGTCGCGCCATGCTCTCTGGCCCGCCGCCCGAGATGAACGCGCTCGGCATGCTGACGGGCAGCACGGTGCTGATGATCCCGGTCGTCCTGCTCGCCGACGGGCCGCCGCAGCTGGCCCTGCCGGCCCATGTCTGGGCCGCGCTGCTCGGCCTCTCCACGCTGTCCACGGCTCTGGCCTACCTGCTCTATTTCGGCATCCTCAAGCGGGCAGGGGCCGCGAACCTGATGCTCGTCACGCTGATGATCCCGCCGGTGGCCGTCACGCTTGGTGCGGCCGGGCTCGGCGAACGGCTCTCGCCGGGCGCCTTCGCGGGGTTCGGCCTCATCGCGCTTGGGCTGATCGTCACCGATGGCCGCCTTCTGCGCCGGCGTCGCGTGCATTGGACAGGTTGA
- a CDS encoding TFIIB-type zinc ribbon-containing protein, which yields MKCPVDGETLQLAERAGVEIDYCPQCRGVWLDRGELDKIIDRSASEPPRAQVWNADDDRGGRKKKKRGGFLEEIFDF from the coding sequence ATGAAATGCCCCGTGGACGGAGAAACCCTGCAACTGGCCGAACGCGCCGGCGTCGAGATCGACTATTGCCCGCAATGCCGCGGCGTGTGGCTCGACCGGGGCGAGCTTGACAAGATCATCGACCGCTCCGCCAGCGAACCGCCCCGCGCCCAAGTCTGGAATGCCGACGATGACCGCGGCGGGCGCAAGAAGAAAAAGCGCGGTGGCTTTCTCGAAGAAATCTTTGATTTCTGA
- a CDS encoding YdcF family protein: protein MPHGEPMETDDDAPRPAAALVLGAKVLRGGQPSAALKRRALHAARLYREAVVERIIASGGPPGGRPTEAEVIRSLCLTAGVPDEAILLENKAASTEENIRFARPILEAERIGAVWLVTDGFHARRASFTARMQGMEAEMSCPALTGVPLGRRVKTYLRETGALAVYAVRLWRG, encoded by the coding sequence ATGCCGCATGGTGAGCCGATGGAGACCGACGACGACGCCCCCCGCCCCGCGGCCGCCCTCGTGCTGGGGGCGAAGGTGCTGCGCGGCGGCCAGCCCTCGGCGGCGCTCAAGCGCCGGGCGCTGCACGCGGCGCGGCTTTATCGCGAGGCGGTGGTGGAGCGGATCATCGCCAGCGGCGGCCCGCCCGGCGGCCGGCCGACCGAGGCCGAGGTGATCCGCAGCCTGTGCCTGACCGCGGGCGTGCCCGACGAGGCGATCCTGCTGGAGAACAAGGCGGCGAGCACGGAGGAGAACATCCGCTTCGCCCGCCCCATCCTGGAGGCCGAACGCATCGGGGCGGTCTGGCTGGTGACGGACGGGTTTCACGCCCGCCGGGCGAGCTTTACGGCACGGATGCAGGGGATGGAGGCGGAGATGTCCTGCCCCGCGCTGACCGGCGTGCCGCTGGGACGACGGGTGAAGACCTATCTGCGGGAGACGGGCGCGCTGGCGGTCTACGCGGTGCGGCTGTGGCGGGGGTAG
- a CDS encoding sulfotransferase-like domain-containing protein, which produces MNKIIALWSHPRSMSTAMERVMRERGDLTCAHEPFMYYYYLSVLKKPFPGFDAQQGHPTSYAGIRDMLVDMAEENPVFFKDMAYYLIPEITEDPEFMARVTHCFLIRHPLASILSYHKLDPDMSCREIGLEDEWKLYQAVTQAGHDAVVIEAETVRADTRGTMSKLWERIGLEFREEAFDWNKDAPQDWEQVSSWHEQASTSSGIRAADAEEMLRKEAEFEALAEEAPHLREYLRHHLPFYERLSQVALV; this is translated from the coding sequence ATGAACAAGATCATCGCGCTCTGGTCGCACCCGCGCTCGATGTCCACCGCGATGGAACGAGTGATGCGCGAGCGGGGCGACCTGACCTGCGCCCATGAACCGTTCATGTACTACTATTACCTCAGCGTTCTGAAAAAGCCGTTCCCCGGGTTCGACGCGCAGCAGGGCCATCCCACCTCCTATGCCGGCATCCGTGACATGCTGGTGGACATGGCCGAGGAAAACCCTGTCTTTTTCAAGGACATGGCGTACTATCTTATACCGGAAATCACCGAGGATCCCGAGTTCATGGCGCGGGTCACGCATTGCTTCCTGATCCGCCATCCGCTGGCCTCGATCCTGAGCTATCACAAGCTCGACCCCGACATGTCCTGCCGCGAGATCGGGCTGGAAGACGAGTGGAAGCTCTACCAGGCCGTCACCCAGGCGGGCCATGACGCCGTGGTGATCGAGGCCGAAACCGTCCGCGCCGACACCCGCGGCACCATGTCCAAGCTGTGGGAGCGGATCGGGCTGGAATTCCGCGAAGAGGCCTTCGACTGGAACAAGGACGCCCCGCAGGACTGGGAACAGGTCAGCTCCTGGCACGAGCAGGCCTCGACATCCTCCGGCATTCGCGCCGCAGATGCCGAGGAAATGCTCCGCAAGGAGGCCGAGTTCGAGGCGCTCGCCGAAGAGGCGCCGCACCTCCGGGAATATCTCCGCCATCACCTGCCGTTCTACGAACGCCTCTCGCAGGTGGCGCTGGTCTAG